A stretch of the Porifericola rhodea genome encodes the following:
- a CDS encoding gliding motility-associated C-terminal domain-containing protein, which produces MKNVYLAIAVKLLVLSYFDAYTQTRPSSTISQNIYGVCVGCQISNADNAWDNDISTFTSLEVNLAGLGGRGEVEYGFTSSIPQNDLIKFNLQFSGGGLLTGLANTEIFQRLSVQLLDNSGGVLATYNNLNTAQIDVISGADNTFELRIINPDAATRRIRIISGDLLSLGLASRDLYIYDILHTENQVIPVSTVESSGIANTLLCVGCVVQNDTHATSTFDLNSSYTNFSVPLSVNLGAGYLYSRYTWGGTQYSGNDYDIYLTFENPNLLTLGSELLFLEDNNISVLITYADGSSESIQYGDPKLVAADVLGVGSGRFYMQIDADNTKSISKVEPRFGGSLVNGINVLRLYNVFVAESSATPPSVGDNEATATISTALRIDEYVNGQTLLTVSDNDGLLTSAVISSGSLPLGTQLDPISGEITVSDVSNLQDGDFDISIETTDVLGGSSTIDVTLSIKPADQEAVYTVLPALPISDYAIGDTLALAADADGDITAAIKDSGDLPVGTNLNADGSITVGDPSLLQAGIHTSNVTTTDENGGTSSNTVAITLHPVDQEAVYTVIPAKPVDMYNDNDILATVIDANGGITQAELESGSLPPGVVLDTDGTIIVDNATSLVAGSYPLDIKTTDLNGGTSNSIVTIIINPSDTEAVYSVLPAKNSDLYANDDVIASVSDADGAIVSATIGAGTLPAGMSLATDGEITVADESLITNGSTVLTVTTTDENGGTTDNVIAITVNAGGDPDIEAVYTVSDSKPVNDYVNGDVVATVNDEDGAIVSASVLVGSIPAGMTLNADGSITISDASSMVEGSNAIVVLTTDALGGTSSSNVNITTNPVDLEAVYTLLPTLPANDYDNGDTLATVEDLNGDIVSATIDAGSLPNGVSIENDGTIVVTDESLLVSGENTLTVVTTDENGGTSDNTISLVILPDDEESVYDVTEASPVDELSNGDTLATVTDANGVIIDAIVVGVIPDGIDVSVDGTITVSDSSLLTPGDVILTIITTDENGGITENIVTISIGTADNEAIYTIEPPKRVDQYENNEIIATVSDEDGEIVSAEINSGILPAGLDLLDNGSIMVDDSSALVAGTYNVDITTEDENGGKTTSQVELQINEGDQEAVYMVYEAKSVDSYSSGDTLATVSDGDGQIVTSTVISGSLPAGTAIAANGMISVTNEEMLIAGTYPISIHTIDELGGSTNNTINIVINSNSSTGSEDADAEYTVADTKPANEYNEGDIIATVSDPDGAIDSAYVKEGVIPEGLILLPDGTIKVEDSTKLVPQDVVITISTIDENGGTTDSQLTLSIGQNDKEAEYTVFESKTVESYATNDTLASVSDPDGHIVNAILLEGELPEGVVLSNDGTITVSDTGVLVAGKSTVTIKTEDEKSGITEHQLLLEIYPDEVDTPEVEVKNPKPSDEYQAGDTLIIVRTDTVFIEVIVDRGNLPPGVEVDDDGNVIVDTPEDLEPGEYIITIVYVYPDRSEESQDVPVVILNPLRPVEPLSGFSPDGDGQNDFWQIIDIEHHPNNHVKIYNRWGELVFVQNNYDNQSNSWKGNANVGSMRTGSGKLPSSTYFYILDLKNGNAPITGYIVLKY; this is translated from the coding sequence ATGAAAAACGTTTACTTAGCCATTGCTGTCAAGCTTTTGGTATTATCCTATTTTGATGCGTATACCCAAACCAGACCTTCTTCTACCATAAGTCAAAATATTTATGGTGTCTGTGTTGGGTGTCAAATTAGTAATGCTGATAATGCATGGGACAACGATATATCAACTTTTACATCTTTAGAAGTTAACCTGGCAGGTCTAGGTGGTAGGGGTGAGGTTGAGTATGGATTCACATCTTCTATTCCTCAAAATGACTTAATTAAATTTAACCTTCAGTTTAGTGGCGGAGGTTTATTAACTGGATTAGCCAATACCGAAATTTTTCAAAGACTTTCTGTTCAACTTTTAGATAATAGTGGTGGCGTGTTAGCCACTTATAACAATTTGAATACAGCACAAATTGATGTTATATCTGGTGCTGACAATACTTTTGAATTAAGAATTATCAATCCGGATGCTGCGACACGTAGAATCAGAATAATTAGCGGTGATCTCCTTTCTTTGGGGCTGGCATCCAGAGATCTATATATATACGATATTCTTCATACAGAGAACCAAGTTATCCCTGTATCCACTGTAGAAAGTAGTGGTATTGCCAATACATTACTTTGTGTGGGTTGTGTAGTACAAAATGATACACATGCCACTTCCACATTTGACCTAAACAGTAGTTATACTAATTTTTCAGTTCCTTTATCAGTAAATCTTGGAGCTGGATATTTATATTCAAGATATACTTGGGGAGGAACACAGTATAGTGGTAATGACTATGATATCTATCTGACCTTTGAAAACCCCAACCTGTTAACATTAGGTAGTGAGTTACTGTTTCTGGAAGATAACAATATATCAGTGCTTATTACTTATGCTGATGGCAGTAGCGAAAGCATACAGTATGGAGATCCAAAACTAGTTGCAGCCGATGTATTAGGAGTAGGTTCAGGCAGGTTCTATATGCAAATTGATGCAGACAATACCAAAAGTATAAGTAAGGTAGAGCCGCGATTTGGTGGTAGTTTGGTCAATGGAATAAATGTCCTTCGTTTGTATAACGTTTTTGTGGCTGAATCATCAGCTACTCCCCCTTCTGTAGGTGATAACGAAGCAACGGCAACTATATCAACAGCATTGAGAATAGATGAATACGTTAATGGACAAACTCTATTAACAGTGAGTGATAATGACGGCTTATTAACTTCAGCAGTAATTAGTAGCGGCTCTCTTCCACTTGGTACTCAACTTGATCCTATCAGCGGAGAGATTACTGTAAGTGATGTCAGTAATTTACAGGATGGTGATTTTGATATTAGTATTGAGACTACAGATGTTTTGGGAGGAAGCAGCACTATAGATGTTACATTATCAATAAAACCAGCAGATCAGGAAGCGGTATATACTGTATTACCAGCCTTGCCCATTAGTGATTATGCCATTGGAGATACACTTGCATTAGCGGCAGATGCAGATGGCGATATTACAGCAGCCATAAAAGATAGTGGAGACCTTCCGGTAGGTACGAACTTAAATGCAGATGGTTCAATTACCGTGGGCGATCCTTCTTTACTACAGGCAGGTATTCATACCAGCAATGTGACCACTACTGATGAGAACGGAGGAACCTCATCAAATACAGTAGCTATTACATTACATCCAGTAGATCAGGAAGCGGTATATACTGTTATTCCTGCTAAGCCAGTAGACATGTACAATGACAATGACATTTTGGCTACAGTTATAGACGCAAATGGAGGAATCACTCAGGCAGAATTAGAATCTGGTAGTTTACCACCCGGTGTGGTTTTAGATACAGACGGGACTATAATAGTAGATAATGCTACTTCTTTAGTTGCTGGAAGTTACCCACTTGATATCAAAACCACTGACTTAAATGGTGGTACTTCTAACAGTATTGTAACCATCATTATTAATCCTTCAGATACTGAAGCTGTATACTCAGTATTACCAGCGAAAAATAGTGATTTATATGCAAATGATGATGTTATAGCTTCAGTAAGTGATGCTGACGGTGCTATAGTCTCAGCTACAATAGGTGCTGGTACATTACCTGCAGGTATGTCATTAGCTACTGATGGAGAAATAACGGTAGCAGATGAAAGCCTGATTACTAATGGTTCTACAGTTTTGACTGTCACTACAACAGATGAAAATGGTGGCACTACAGATAATGTGATAGCGATTACTGTTAATGCAGGAGGTGATCCTGATATAGAAGCAGTATATACTGTGAGCGATTCTAAGCCTGTAAACGACTACGTTAATGGCGATGTAGTTGCAACAGTTAATGACGAAGATGGTGCTATAGTTTCAGCTAGTGTTTTGGTAGGTTCTATTCCTGCCGGTATGACACTCAATGCCGATGGTTCCATTACGATATCTGATGCGAGTTCAATGGTTGAGGGTTCTAATGCTATTGTTGTTCTTACTACAGATGCGCTGGGAGGTACTTCTTCATCAAATGTGAATATTACAACCAATCCTGTAGATTTAGAGGCTGTTTATACTTTGCTTCCTACTTTACCTGCAAACGATTATGATAACGGGGATACTCTGGCAACTGTGGAAGACCTCAATGGTGATATCGTTTCTGCAACCATAGACGCTGGCAGCCTTCCTAACGGAGTTAGTATTGAAAATGACGGAACTATTGTTGTTACTGATGAAAGTCTACTGGTAAGTGGAGAGAACACTTTGACTGTCGTAACTACCGATGAAAATGGAGGAACCTCTGATAATACGATATCATTGGTAATTCTTCCTGATGATGAGGAGTCAGTTTATGATGTAACTGAAGCAAGTCCTGTTGATGAACTAAGTAATGGTGATACTTTAGCGACAGTTACGGATGCAAATGGTGTGATTATAGATGCTATAGTAGTAGGTGTTATACCAGATGGAATTGACGTGTCTGTAGATGGTACAATTACCGTAAGTGACTCCTCATTACTAACTCCTGGTGATGTTATTCTGACAATTATTACTACTGATGAAAATGGAGGAATTACTGAAAACATTGTAACAATTAGTATTGGTACTGCTGACAATGAAGCCATTTACACTATAGAACCACCGAAGAGAGTAGATCAGTATGAGAATAATGAAATTATTGCAACAGTAAGTGACGAAGATGGAGAGATAGTAAGTGCTGAAATTAATAGCGGTATTTTGCCTGCAGGTTTAGATCTGTTAGATAACGGAAGTATTATGGTTGATGACAGTTCTGCTTTAGTGGCGGGTACTTATAACGTTGACATAACTACAGAAGACGAAAATGGAGGTAAAACTACAAGTCAGGTTGAGTTACAAATAAACGAAGGAGATCAGGAAGCTGTGTATATGGTTTACGAAGCAAAATCTGTAGATAGTTATAGTTCTGGTGACACACTAGCTACTGTCAGTGATGGAGATGGTCAGATCGTAACATCTACTGTTATAAGCGGTAGTCTACCAGCTGGTACTGCCATTGCTGCTAACGGAATGATTTCTGTTACTAATGAAGAAATGTTGATTGCTGGTACATATCCAATTTCTATCCATACTATAGATGAACTTGGGGGAAGCACCAATAATACTATTAACATAGTTATCAATAGTAATAGCAGTACGGGTTCAGAAGATGCGGATGCAGAGTATACAGTTGCGGACACTAAACCTGCGAATGAATATAATGAAGGTGATATTATTGCCACTGTAAGTGATCCTGATGGTGCTATTGATTCTGCATACGTGAAAGAAGGCGTAATACCAGAAGGGCTAATCTTGTTACCAGATGGTACAATCAAAGTTGAGGACTCTACTAAATTAGTTCCACAGGATGTTGTAATTACTATTAGTACAATAGACGAGAATGGAGGTACGACTGACTCGCAATTGACCTTGAGCATTGGTCAAAATGATAAAGAAGCTGAGTACACAGTATTTGAATCTAAAACAGTAGAAAGCTATGCTACGAATGATACCTTAGCTTCTGTATCGGATCCTGATGGCCATATTGTGAATGCTATACTATTAGAAGGTGAACTACCTGAAGGAGTTGTACTAAGTAACGATGGCACAATTACAGTATCTGACACTGGAGTATTGGTTGCTGGCAAATCTACTGTTACTATTAAAACTGAAGATGAAAAGAGTGGTATTACAGAACACCAATTGCTATTAGAGATATACCCAGATGAAGTGGATACGCCTGAGGTTGAAGTTAAAAATCCTAAGCCCTCAGATGAATATCAGGCAGGTGATACCTTGATAATTGTTCGTACTGATACTGTTTTTATAGAGGTAATTGTAGATAGAGGTAATTTGCCTCCTGGTGTTGAAGTAGATGATGACGGAAATGTAATAGTTGATACACCTGAAGATCTTGAACCAGGCGAGTATATTATCACAATTGTATATGTTTATCCAGATAGATCAGAAGAAAGTCAAGATGTACCGGTAGTAATTTTGAACCCTCTACGCCCTGTTGAGCCTCTTTCTGGATTTTCACCAGATGGAGACGGTCAAAATGATTTCTGGCAAATAATTGATATTGAGCATCATCCAAATAATCATGTAAAAATCTACAACCGTTGGGGTGAGCTAGTTTTTGTTCAGAACAACTATGACAATCAGTCAAATTCATGGAAGGGTAACGCTAATGTAGGAAGTATGCGGACAGGTTCTGGAAAGCTACCAAGTAGTACTTACTTCTACATACTGGACCTTAAAAATGGAAATGCACCTATCACCGGATACATCGTATTAAAATATTAA
- a CDS encoding sensor histidine kinase, whose protein sequence is MQAIPGEVQIVIGATVFLLLITAFIVGFIFVHQRQYHKYLQEKEELKNLYKQEILKAQLEIKEQTLNTLSQEIHDNIGQVLSLAKLNLSTLQRHTDKYTLEKVRHTKELIGKSIQDLRNLSKSMNSEYILNQELSHALQKELDMINKTGMYATELKLSGTEVPISPQKKLILFRISQEILNNAIKHSQAKTIAINIGYSTDGLNLGFQDDGKGLDMAMLSRSSGTGLGNIIHRAKVIGATAQFDSQPLKGTQIQISLPTEAYESI, encoded by the coding sequence ATGCAAGCCATCCCCGGTGAAGTTCAAATCGTAATAGGTGCGACTGTTTTTCTACTACTTATTACTGCATTTATAGTAGGGTTTATCTTTGTACATCAGCGACAATACCATAAATACCTGCAAGAGAAAGAAGAGCTGAAAAACCTTTACAAACAGGAAATTCTAAAAGCTCAACTTGAGATAAAAGAACAAACACTGAACACACTTTCGCAAGAAATACACGATAATATCGGTCAGGTACTCTCGCTAGCGAAGCTTAACCTGAGTACCCTGCAAAGACATACAGATAAGTATACTTTGGAAAAAGTAAGACATACCAAAGAGCTAATTGGCAAATCGATACAGGACCTGCGGAATTTATCAAAATCTATGAACTCGGAATATATCCTAAATCAAGAGCTTTCTCACGCTCTGCAAAAGGAGCTTGACATGATTAATAAAACAGGTATGTATGCTACCGAACTTAAACTTTCTGGGACAGAAGTACCGATAAGTCCTCAAAAAAAACTTATATTATTTAGAATCTCACAAGAAATACTTAACAATGCGATCAAGCATTCACAAGCTAAGACGATAGCAATTAATATTGGCTATAGCACCGATGGTCTTAATTTAGGCTTTCAGGATGATGGTAAAGGTCTTGATATGGCAATGCTTAGCAGAAGTAGTGGTACCGGATTAGGAAATATAATTCACAGAGCTAAAGTCATAGGAGCTACTGCCCAGTTTGACAGCCAACCACTAAAAGGAACTCAGATACAAATTAGTTTGCCCACTGAAGCTTATGAATCAATCTAA
- a CDS encoding response regulator transcription factor, protein MNQSNTTSSVALVDDHTLFRKGIVELVNGFDNFEIIYEAEHGRQLQEIIDQGDVPEIILLDISMPIMDGFATAAWLRERYPDIKILILSMNDDEQTVIRMLKLGAKGYILKDADPIQLEEALNQLQKTGFYHTELISQALVNNIYNEAELQNQKKNFSDRELEFMKHASSELTYREIADKMCLSPRTIDGYRENLFEKLNVKSRVGLVLYAIKHKLVKVE, encoded by the coding sequence ATGAATCAATCTAATACAACATCTTCAGTTGCCCTAGTAGACGACCATACACTTTTTCGTAAAGGAATTGTGGAGTTGGTTAACGGATTCGATAATTTTGAAATTATTTACGAAGCTGAACACGGTCGGCAATTGCAGGAAATCATTGACCAGGGAGATGTACCTGAAATTATATTGCTGGATATTAGTATGCCTATTATGGATGGCTTTGCTACTGCTGCCTGGTTAAGAGAACGTTATCCTGACATCAAAATATTGATACTTTCAATGAATGATGATGAACAAACTGTCATCCGGATGCTCAAACTCGGAGCTAAAGGATATATCCTGAAAGACGCAGATCCCATTCAATTGGAAGAAGCATTGAATCAACTTCAAAAGACAGGCTTTTACCATACAGAGCTTATCAGCCAGGCATTAGTTAACAACATTTATAACGAGGCTGAGCTTCAAAACCAGAAAAAGAACTTTAGTGATCGTGAGTTAGAGTTTATGAAACATGCTAGCTCTGAACTTACCTACAGAGAGATTGCCGACAAAATGTGTCTTTCACCACGAACAATTGATGGCTACCGTGAAAATCTTTTTGAAAAA